A window of Gudongella oleilytica genomic DNA:
AAATAAAACAGCAGAAGAATTTATTAAGTGTTTAAAAGAAATTGATTTGCTGAATTGGAAAGCCAGGTACATAGAACCCGGAATCTGTGATGGTACTCAATGGAGCATTGAAATAATTACTAGCGGGAGAACCGTAAAAAAGTATGGCAACAATAAGTTTCCGGAAGAATGGAAGCAATTCTGCAAGATGATTAAAAGAATAACCGGAAAGGAATTCAGGTGAAAGTGATGAAAGCCTTTCAGATAAAAATCGAATTAATTGATTCCGAACCGCTAATATGGAGAAGGGTAGTTATCCCGGCGGATGTTACCTTCAGACGCCTGCATGACACAATACAATTTTCAATGGGTTGGCGGGATTATCATCTTTATGAGTTTGAGTTCCCGCAGGAGAAACTTAGAATTACTAATGACGAAGAATCCTATGAAGAATTCAAATTTTACTTTGCCAAGTATAAAAACAAAAAGCCAACAAAAAAGGAAGACCCTCATGGCATTATAGCCAGGATAATTGAAACAAACGTTAGACAGCCTCAAACGGTCAAAATTGATAAGTATCTGGAAAAATATAAGACCATAGAATACATTTACGACTTTGGCGACTACTGGAGACATAAAATTGAATTGGAAAAAACCATAGAAGATTATGAGTTTGGTTACCCTATAATACTTGCAGGCGCG
This region includes:
- a CDS encoding plasmid pRiA4b ORF-3 family protein: MKAFQIKIELIDSEPLIWRRVVIPADVTFRRLHDTIQFSMGWRDYHLYEFEFPQEKLRITNDEESYEEFKFYFAKYKNKKPTKKEDPHGIIARIIETNVRQPQTVKIDKYLEKYKTIEYIYDFGDYWRHKIELEKTIEDYEFGYPIILAGAGACPPEDVGGLGGYKEFLEAWNDPKHPEHESMRQWGESQHYREFDIDFRNDLLKTCLKIKKVK